The window GGGTCGCGACGTGATCGACATTGATACCGAGACGGAGCGGAGCAGCCTTTGACATGTCTCTAACCTGCAATTCTAGCCTGTCATGCGCGGCCACAGCCGTCCGAAGGAAGGCGTCGCTTCCGCTCGCCTATGCCCTGCGCATGCGTCTTTATCCATTGACGCGTTCGACCCGTGCAACGACGGCCTTGGCGCGCAACTGCGCGATGATAGCGCTGAGATGCTTGAGGTCATAGACCTCAAGATCGATGGTCAGCTCCGTGAAGTCGGGCGATTGGCGCGACATGTGGATGTTGTCGATGTTGCCGTCGTGCTCGGCGATCACGGTCGCGATCTGGGCGAGGCTGCCCGGCTCGTTGACATTGTGGACCAGGATGCGCGCGGGGAAGCGCTGCGGCATGGTCTCGTCGATGTCCCAGCGCACGTCGAGCCAGCGCTCCGGCTCCTCCTCGAAATCCTTCAGCGCCGGCGACTGGATCGGGTAGATCGTGATCCCCTCACCCGCCGTGACGATGCCGACGATCCGATCGCCCGGCACCGCGCCGCCGTTCGGCGCGAACTTCACCGGCAGGTCGGAATTGATGCCGCGCACCGGGATCACCGAAGTGGCGCGCGCCGGATGCGGCGGGGTCTGCGTCTTCAGCTTGGCGGCGAGCCCCTTCTTGGCGCCATAGCGCACCAGCCGCTCTTCCTTGTAGTCGGGATACATCGCGCGCGCGACGTCGGAGGCCTTGATCTCGCCGCGTCCGACGGAGGCCATCACGTCCTCGATCGAGGTGCGGGCGAGCCGCGGCAAGGCGCCCTTCAGCTTGTCGTCGGCATATTCGATCTTGGCGCGGGCAAACAGGCGGTCGACGATGCGGCGGCCGAGGCCGGCATACTGGTCGCGCACCGCATCGCGGGTAGCACGCCGGATCGCGGCGCGCGCCTTGCCGGTGCGGGCGAGCGCTTCCCAGGCCGACGGCGGCGCCGACTGCGCCTTCGAGGTCAGCACCTCGACCTCGTCGCCATTCTGCAGCTCGGAGGACAGCGGCGCGAACTTGCCGTTGATCTTGCAGCCGACCGCGCTGTTGCCGACGCCGGTGTGCACGGCATAGGCGAAATCGATCACGTTGGCGTTGCGCGGCAGCGCGATCAGCTTGCCCTTTGGCGTGAAGCAGAACACCTGGTCGTGGAACAGTTCGAGCTTGGTGTGCTCGAGGAATTCCTCGGGATTGGAGCTCTCCGAGAGGATGCCGATGGTGTGGCGCAGCCAGGCGAAGGCGTTCGACTCGTGCTTCAGCCGCTCATGCGGCGAGCCCGCCCCTTCCTTGTAGAAGGCATGCGCGGCGATACCGAACTCGGCGATCTGGTTCATCTCCTCGGTGCGGATCTGCAGCTCGACGCGCTGCTTGCCCGGCCCGATCACGGTGGTGTGGATCGACCGGTAGTCGTTCTGCTTCGGGGTCGAGATGTAATCCTTGAAGCGGCCCGGCACGACCGGCCAGGTGGTGTGGACAATGCCGAGCGCGCGGTAGCAGGCGCCGACATCATCGAGGATGACGCGGAAGCCGTAGATGTCGGAGAGCTGCTCGAAGCCGACCGACTTGCGCTCCATCTTGGTCCAGATCGAAAACGGCTGCTTGCGGCGGCCGAACACCCGCGCGGTGATGCCGTTCTTCTGCAGGTTCTTGGAGAGCTGGGTTTCGATCTCGCCGATCAGGTTGCGGTTGCGCTCGGCCAGTGAATCGAGCCGCTGCTTGACCACCGCATAAGCCTCGGGATCGAGCACGAAGAACGACAGGTCCTCCAGCTCCTCGCGCATCTCCTGCATACCCATGCGGCCGGCCAGCGGCGCATAGATATCCAGCGTCTCCTCGGCGATGCGGCGGCGCGAGGCCGGCGGCACGAATTCCAGCGTGCGCATGTTGTGCAGGCGGTCGGCGAGCTTGATCAGCAGCACGCGGACGTCGTCGGCGATCGCCAGCAGCAACTTGCGCAAATTCTCGGCCTGCTTGGCCTCGCGCGACACCAGCTCCAGCCGCTTCAGCTTGGTCAGGCCTTCGACCAGCGCGCCGATCTCATGGCCGAACACATGGTCGATCTCGGCCCGCGTCGCCTCGGTGTCCTCGATCGTGTCGTGCAGCAGCGCCGCCACGATCGTGGCGTCGTCGAGCTTGAGGTTGGTGAGGATCGCGGCGACCTCGAGCGGATGCGAGAAATAGGGATCGCCGGAGGCGCGCATCTGCGTGCCGTGCGCCTTCATGGCGTAGACGTAGGCGCGGTTGAGCAGGTCTTCGTTGGTGTCGGGGTTATAGGACCGGACGCGCTCGACAAGGTCATATTGTCGCATCATTCGGGTCCGCGGCCTGGCTGGCCTTTCCGCCGTGGACGACGCCGGCGCGACCGCGACCGTTTCGGTTG of the Bradyrhizobium quebecense genome contains:
- a CDS encoding RelA/SpoT family protein; its protein translation is MAYRRRSSIQMQAATETVAVAPASSTAERPARPRTRMMRQYDLVERVRSYNPDTNEDLLNRAYVYAMKAHGTQMRASGDPYFSHPLEVAAILTNLKLDDATIVAALLHDTIEDTEATRAEIDHVFGHEIGALVEGLTKLKRLELVSREAKQAENLRKLLLAIADDVRVLLIKLADRLHNMRTLEFVPPASRRRIAEETLDIYAPLAGRMGMQEMREELEDLSFFVLDPEAYAVVKQRLDSLAERNRNLIGEIETQLSKNLQKNGITARVFGRRKQPFSIWTKMERKSVGFEQLSDIYGFRVILDDVGACYRALGIVHTTWPVVPGRFKDYISTPKQNDYRSIHTTVIGPGKQRVELQIRTEEMNQIAEFGIAAHAFYKEGAGSPHERLKHESNAFAWLRHTIGILSESSNPEEFLEHTKLELFHDQVFCFTPKGKLIALPRNANVIDFAYAVHTGVGNSAVGCKINGKFAPLSSELQNGDEVEVLTSKAQSAPPSAWEALARTGKARAAIRRATRDAVRDQYAGLGRRIVDRLFARAKIEYADDKLKGALPRLARTSIEDVMASVGRGEIKASDVARAMYPDYKEERLVRYGAKKGLAAKLKTQTPPHPARATSVIPVRGINSDLPVKFAPNGGAVPGDRIVGIVTAGEGITIYPIQSPALKDFEEEPERWLDVRWDIDETMPQRFPARILVHNVNEPGSLAQIATVIAEHDGNIDNIHMSRQSPDFTELTIDLEVYDLKHLSAIIAQLRAKAVVARVERVNG